From a region of the Triticum aestivum cultivar Chinese Spring chromosome 7D, IWGSC CS RefSeq v2.1, whole genome shotgun sequence genome:
- the LOC123165698 gene encoding uncharacterized protein has protein sequence MSSASAPAPDSDHCDAGAIMADVLSKGRESCYKARDAFYACVEKHADKKPTEIATMGLLFPADCKKSRAQYVSSCRPSWVRHFDRQHCAKKRVQRLLDGDDDGRGPMSLPQPYTFKQ, from the exons ATGTcctccgcctccgcccccgcccccgactcCGATCACTGCGACGCCGGAGCCATCATGGCCGACGTCCTCTCCAAGGGCCGCGAATCCTGCTACAAG GCCCGGGACGCCTTCTACGCGTGCGTGGAGAAGCACGCGGACAAGAAGCCCACCGAGATCGCCACCATGGGGCTCCTCTTCCCCGCCGACTGCAAGAAATCCCGCGCCCAGTACGTCAGCAGCTGCCGCCCCTCCTGG GTGAGGCACTTCGACCGGCAGCACTGCGCCAAGAAGCGGGTGCAGAGGCTgctcgacggcgacgacgacggccggGGTCCCATGTCGCTGCCCCAGCCCTACACGTTCAAGCAATAA